A genomic segment from Bacillus rossius redtenbacheri isolate Brsri chromosome 5, Brsri_v3, whole genome shotgun sequence encodes:
- the LOC134531757 gene encoding uncharacterized protein LOC134531757, which yields MTSSQKSERFSSIERSILLGLVRSWAHVIECKKTDFSNLAAKKDAWARIECEFNSQPDVIKRSSAQLKKCWENVKTKQKKALALATRQRMATGGGPFVKDPPTDPELEIALGGVLHCVDDAVDCDMTFPSEASASVEIVMPQSNNTGSGALSTGSLLVNASQEEPHSIVLPTPVSGFRARNKPAIDVEVERRFLNLERADKRARRVLAMQQAEHRLKLRASKAMAEAEEQRLANEQAEAARAVEAEKRAIKFELMAEQRRAELHAQQMRHADELHKLRIKILTEANDVVF from the exons ATGACGTCCTCTCAAAAATCCGAGCGATTTTCATCTATCGAACGAAGCATTTTGTTAGGGCTTGTTCGTTCCTGGGCACATGTCATCGAATGTAAGAAGACAGACTTCAGCAACTTGGCTGCCAAGAAAGATGCCTGGGCGCGAATTGAATGCGAGTTCAATTCCCAACCTGATGTCATCAAG cGCTCCAGTGCCCAGCTGAAGAAATGCTGGGAAAATGTCAAGACCAAGCAGAAGAAAGCCCTTGCTCTTGCCACAAGACAGCGAATGGCAACTGGTGGAGGACCTTTTGTTAAAGATCCTCCCACAGATCCTGAGCTGGAAATAGCATTGGGCGGTGTGTTGCATTGTGTGGATGATGCTGTAGACTGTGACATGACTTTTCCTTCAGAAGCTTCAGCTTCTGTAGAAATTGTGATGCCACAGTCTAACAATACTGGCTCTGGTGCACTCAGTACTGGCAGCTTACTTGTGAATGCATCACAAGAAGAACCTCATAGTATTGTTCTACCAACACCTGTTTCTGGTTTTCGTGCTAGAAATAAACCAGCAATTGATGTGGAGGTGGAGCGCAGGTTTTTAAACCTTGAGCGAGCCGACAAGCGTGCACGGAGAGTTCTCGCAATGCAACAGGCTGAGCACAGGCTTAAGTTGAGAGCAAGTAAGGCAATGGCAGAGGCAGAAGAGCAGCGCCTTGCAAACGAGCAGGCAGAAGCGGCTCGAGCAGTGGAAGCTGAGAAACGAGCTATTAAATTTGAGCTCATGGCAGAACAGCGTAGGGCTGAGCTGCACGCACAGCAAATGCGACACGCTGACGAGCTACATAAGCTGCGCATCAAGATCCTCACGGAAGCAAATGAtgtagtgttttaa
- the LOC134531755 gene encoding putative nuclease HARBI1 gives MDDPRLFDEEYLDFIQRVENRENHHPRRYLRDGQNPCEFFSDIEFVKRFRFSKQIVMDTIVPLVAADNNDRRGLPLPPVLKVVIALRFYGSNSFQNVCGDLCHVNQATVSRIVKVVSAQLAEHLLEYVYFPGRQQLQEYHRQFYVNGGFPGVTGCIDCTHIGIRSPGGQFAELYRNRKGYMSLNVQVVSGPNLEILDIVTRWPGSTHDSRIFSNSRVMTRFENRVLPGVLLGDNGYPQLHFLFTPILVPNTVEETRYNVAHKRTRNTVERLFGVWKRRFSCLGHKLRSSLHTTSRVIAACAVLHNIAVARGEPLPPPPADEEHFMPAVPVANAAPRNNRGVEVRADFIQRNFF, from the exons ATGGATGACCCGAGATTGTTTGACGAAGAATATTTAGATTTTATTCAACGGGTCGAAAATAGAGAAAACCATCATCCCCGACGGTATTTACGTGATGGTCAAAATCCTTGCGAATTCTTCTCCGACATCGAATTCGTCAAACGTTTTCGATTTTCTAAACAGATTGTGATGGACACTATTGTGCCTCTTGTTGCTGCCGACAACAATGATAGGAGAGGATTGCCATTGCCACCAGTTCTTAAAGTTGTAATAGCCTTGCGATTTTATGGCAGCAATAGTTTTCAG AATGTATGTGGTGACCTATGCCATGTCAATCAAGCAACAGTGTCAAGGATTGTAAAG GTTGTTTCTGCACAATTGGCCGAGCACCTTTTGGAGTATGTTTATTTTCCTGGACGGCAGCAACTTCAAGAATACCATAGGCAGTTCTATGTAAATGGTGGCTTTCCTGGTGTAACTGGGTGCATAGACTGCACTCACATTGGCATTAGAAGCCCTGGTGGCCAGTTTGCAGAACTCTACCGTAATAGGAAGGGTTACATGTCTCTCAATGTTCAG gttGTCTCAGGTCCTAACCTTGAGATTCTTGATATTGTGACAAGGTGGCCTGGCAGTACACATGACTCAAGGATTTTCAGCAACAGCCGGGTGATGACTCGTTTTGAAAATAGAGTTCTGCCAGGAGTACTGCTGGGAGACAATGGCTATCCTCAACTGCATTTTCTTTTTACTCCAATACTGGTGCCAAATACAGTTGAGGAAACTCGCTACAATGTAGCCCACAAGCGGACCCGGAATACAGTAGAAAGACTGTTTGGAGTATGGAAGCGGAGGTTCTCATGCTTGGGACACAAGCTACGCTCAAGTCTCCATACTACCAGCAGGGTCATCGCTGCATGTGCTGTTTTGCATAATATAGCTGTTGCACGTGGTGAGCCACTGCCACCTCCTCCAGCTGACGAGGAGCACTTCATGCCTGCTGTTCCTGTTGCAAATGCGGCACCACGAAATAATCGTGGAGTTGAAGTGCGTGCAGATTTTATTCAGCGAAACTTTTTCTGA